aaaaaataaaaattaaaaacaataaaatcttaaaaaaattcatatagtTGCTCACTTATCGTAAATTATTACATAAGGGAGGTTGTGGGTTTAACTCTCACTTTATTCACTATAtacttaatttttataaaatatatgttatatATCGAATGCAAATAGGTTAAGATATGGTACACCTTAAATCCATATCCTAAGCATACTTAGCATACTTGGACCAATTTTTAATCTATCCGTAGCAGATTGAATATCCTATCCTATTCGAACGAATTGGGTCGAGTTAGATACCTGCGAGTAGGAATGTATTGCAACCCTATTAGAAAGCCATAAAAATACCgtatttacaaaattttttgCCATCACTCTTGAGTTGAATCCTGTGGCAGCATCCTTCACAATTATCAATGCATGTCTACCTTTTTAAGAGACCATCACAGAATTATGTGAACGGATTCACAACCTCACACAAAACTTACATAACCTACATGATCAAGGTCAACATTTATACAAAGTTGAGAAGATTCACATTTTACATAACTGGTGGCAGATCTGCTGGTGGTGACTCATCATTATCATCTACACTGGTACCACCAACTCAAGAGAAAAACAATGACGAGGAAGACATGCATATGATTATGGAGACTCTTACTATTACTTCTTTATATCATTTACTACACCATGTATAATTTCATAATTGAAAAAGTACGAAGAGCTAATAGAATATTTATACACTGTGTACAatagaggtttatggagtattagagatataatcattagtgttatCTTTTTTCATCAGCTGaagtttttgggatgagtggtatcgtGACATAGTATTAGAGCGCTAGATCCAAAAAGTCAAAAATTCGATCATTGGTGAACTccaaaattagtttaattttttgagaagatgtttattatccttaGTACTCAGATGATTTTGTAACTCAATAGCCCATATAGGTCATTGTCTCTATAGCAGATCCTTTCACAATTTACTGATTTTatacattttaatttattattttaataaaaaaactacaaaaatattacattgttaatttgttagcaatattcaaattaaatcctatgtgttttttttcaatataatgtttttataaaaataaaaaattaatttggaaTTGGACACTAACACCACCTAACTAGtagaaattattaataaaaCATACATAGATTATCatcttaaaattaaatttttatctaaatcTACAAGGATCAAGAGTAGAAATATAGAATAGATCATATTTATATTCGTTAGATCAAAATTAGATTCTGATATTTAACTTTTAAGATTGAAAATATCTGCAAGCTAATATTAACCGCCAAAAACATTAAGAAATCAAAACGGTTAGATTAGATTAGATTTGGTTTCAATAATAGTAAGATAGATATTATCCCCTCATGTTTTTAGCACCAACCTAagcaacaataacaacaattcCTTCCTCCAAACACTTTCCCCGCCACAGAGCTTCTCACTCTGCATCATTCGTTTTCtccaaaaccaaaaccaaaacctATTTCCTCATTCCTCAGACTTgcaaaacacaaattaaaatagtaacaaaaacccttcacctgtTGAAGCTTCTCTCAAAAACTTTCCACCCCATTATCCTCCAAAACAAGGAGgaggaaaaaaaacaaaaaaaaagcaacaaattaaacaaaataatacGTTTTTATTTAGGaacagaagaataaaaaaaacacaatgAAGATTACAGGGAAGGTATTCACGTTTGGTTTGATAGCATTCTGGTATGCTTCAAACATTGGAGTGTTGTTGCTGAACAAGTACCTGTTAAGCAACTATGGATTCAGGTACCCAATCTTTCTCACACTGTGTCACATGATGGCGTGTTCAATCCTTAGCTACGTGGCGATTTCATGGATGAAGATGGTGCCAATGCAAACGATTAGGTCAAGGGTGCAGTTCATGAAGATATCTTCCTTGGGACTCATATTTTGTTTGTCTGTTGTTGGAGGGAACATATCTCTTCGCTACCTTCCTGTTTCCTTCAACCAGGCCGTCGGCGCAACCACGCCGTTCTTTACGGCGGTTTTCGCCTATTTTATGACTCTCCGGCGGGAGGGTTGGATCACCTACATCACTCTTGTTCCTGTCGTTACTGGTGTTATGATTGCTAGTGGGGTATTATATATTACTCTTTttctgttattaattttagttgaaAATTCACCAACAGTTATCTATATATGAAATTGATATATAGTTAGAGAAGAGTTAGatgataatttattaaaatttgtcaaACCATCAGACAGATTTCTACTATCAATTTCACATAAAGATAAATGTACGTGAGTATTTACCTTAATAATGTTCAGTTAAATATGTCAAACCATTTATCAtcttcatataaaaatatttttatagaaCTAATCAccttattttaatatatatttaaattaatacatataaataatacataataattaaaataaaatatgtgtTCATGAAATCATATATAAACATTTGTTTCAATATAAGTATATTTTGAAATAGTTTTGGCCTTCAAATTAAGCATAATTGCATCATTAGCCATTTGTTATGTGATGTTTAATATGTTATTATATTCATACTAATATTTTTGTCTCTTACATGGATGAAGGGAGAACCAAGTTTTCATCTCTTTGGATTCATAATGTGCATCAGTGCCACAGCGGCAAGGGCACTCAAAACAGTTCTTCAAGGAATCTTGTTGACTTCAGATGGGTAATGACCTCAAAACTTTCCTATTTCTATATTATTCATCTGTGATTTTCCATTTATAAAACCATTTATGTGtctctatttaaaaaaaaaaaaaaagacttatCCATTTTGTCCTAATTTTGGGTTGCCAAATACCAAGGCACACAACATAAAAGATCAGGGTTCGATCTTCATTGCATTATACAAGTTTAAGTGCTAAAAATTACAGTTGTATGAATTAGTAACATGGCATGCATTACTTTGGTTGAATTAGTAACATCCATAACATTTGGCAAGGCTAGTACTGAAATATTTTGGTTGATTTCACAGCGAAAAGCTTAATTCGATGAACCTTCTTATGTACATGGCACCGGTGGCTGTGGCGTTCCTTCTTCCAGCTTCAATTATAATGGAGGATGATGTAGTTGGAATTACAATTTCACTTGCCAGAGAAGATCCAAGTATTCTGTGGTTACTTATCTTCAATTCAGCATTGGCATATTTTGTCAATCTGACCAATTTCTTGGTCACAAAGCACACAAGTGCCTTGACACTTCAGGTAATATTAGGGACTTTCTCAATGGGAAgaatttttattacaaataaaaAGTTCTGATATTCCAATCTAATGTGATCATCGTGACTTTGACAGGTCCTAGGAAATGCAAAAGGTGCTGTGGCAGTTGTGATCTCCATTTTGATATTCCGAAACCCTGTATCAGTTACAGGAATGCTTGGATATTCTCTAACAGTTTTTGGTGTCATCCTATATAGTGAAGCCAAGAAACGGAGTAAATGAGTTTCTTGATTTTATTACCCTAAATTTTGTCGCATTAGACCAAGATAGCCTCTACCAACGCCGTAAATTTTGCCATATTAGACCAAGAATGCCTCTTCCCGGTTCCCACGCTTAACCATTGTAAATGTTTCATTACATCATTCTTTTAGAATTTACCCGTGATTCATTAAGCTGTAAGGAAATGTACACTATAGTAAACATCCATCAACCCATATTGTTGACCAAATATGCTAGAGTATAATTGGAAATTTAGTAGAACTTTGCTTTTACCTTTTTAAGAATTTGGACCTTTACTATGTAACATTTGCCTTGATTCCTTAGAGTTTTGTAGAGCATTTTGATCTTGCTATTAATGGAAGCTGAATTTTTGCGTACACTAAATAACCTCGCGCCCCATTTTAATATATAGAGTAGCAGATTTCAATCACCAATGCCTGCTTTTGTTCTGCTTTTTTCATAAGAAACTTTAAAAAATCATCAGAAAGATAATGTAGTCCAGGATATTGTTGTAACAGTTGTATCGTGTTGATATTAAGTTTCGTGCTTGTGACAATTCATAAACTTCTAATGAAAACAAACGCAGCATGAAATATACACATCCATTTGTTGATCACTATTCTAAGTAACAGAAAGGATTTAGGGGGGACTACTATCTAATAAAATTTTCCAATCCGTTTGCCAAAGTGTAAAAATATCTTCAACAAgatgcatcaaggcatgttacTACAAACAAATTGAAGACCCAATAGAGTCAATCCAACACCTAAACTTCAGGTTTTgtctcctcttcttcctcttctatcTTGGGAGCCAAATAGAAGCGGACGTAACCCATCTCAGCAATCTTGTATTCAACCACAACTGGAAGCTCATTTGAAAGACTGATGGCAACTTGGTTAGACAATGGTGTTGCCTTTGTAAAGGAGTTCATGTACCGCAATGCAAATGTCAAGGACACTGGCTCATTCATCTCTACAGTAGTGGCTTCTTCAGGCTGCAATATCAACCAAATACCATGTAAAACCATCAATCAGTATGTATTTCAAATTATAAGAGAATAAATTGTACAAACAATGAAGTTAagattacaaaaaataaataaatctccGATACCTTGTCCACAGAAGTGTTCTGCCTGCAGACTATGTTTGCAGATCCAATATCACCTCTCGTGGAAAACTTTACACCTTCCTTAGTAACGGAAATGACAACTACAACATTCATCACAAAATGAACAAATTGTATCAGCTAAACTATCAACTTCCAAAAGAAAGCAGATAGTACCATAAAACCCCTGAAAATTCATAGAAAAGCAAATTACCAGTGTCACCAATACTGCTAAGATCTTTGCAAATCTTAGCAAACTCAGTAGACGGCATTCTAACAATGGCCTGGTACTCTgcctcaggaattccaaggTGCTCACTGTCAATATCCATTAACTTCATCTCAAAATCAGAAATTTTATCTTGTGCTtcaagacaaaaaaaaaagaaagaaaaaaaagagtcaGACTACAAATCTTTTCAATATCCAAAACTTCATATTCAGATCTTGAACCAAAATGTAACAGTAACAGCTGCACTACACTACCAGAAACAGATTCCAATACATGAACAATACACAATTGAACACTATCTTGATTAAAATTAAACACTAAAGCCAAATTCCTGCATATAAATTTTTACAATCCTAAAAATCCAAACACCTAACACTAAATTTTGTACCAATTCATTAACAACTGAAATTATATCAAATACAGAATCAAGATCATGCCTCTTATCCCCTTGCAGAATACTAAACTTTCAAACACACAAAACAATGTAATAGGTCTTCCCTTTCCAGTACAGTTTTCTAGCAAGAAAGAATCCTAAACGTCAATAAAAAGGTTAAAGAACTAAAATAATACCATATCAAAATtagcaactaaagatcaaacagaAATAGGAAAATGAACCATACAGATCTAAAACCCTAGAAATAATCGAACAaaactaaaatgaaaaattgaaatcAAGATTTCTTGGGCAAATGAATAGTACTTGGGCTCTCGAACATGAAAGTGACGGTGTCGCTGCCGTCATCGCCTTTGAGGGTGATGATGTCATCATTTCCAGCGCACCGTAGCATCTTGGCCATGTTGTTGAGACTCATCCCCATCGAGATGTTGCGGTCGCACCGGTAGTGCTCGAACCCTTCGGACCGCAGTAGGAGCGCCACGAGTGCAACGTGGCTCGAGTCCATGGCCTGGAGTGAAAACCCAGACGCGGAGCAATCGAAGTTCGCATCGTTCACGAGCTCCTTGATTGCGTCTACAACCTTCTTCAGCAGCGAACCTTGCACTAAACGGAGTTCTAGCATCTTGAAAATGGGGGATTTTAGAGGTTTTCTTGCTTTGTCTCGGTAGGGTTATGGTTTTGGGTTTCTCGGGAAAATTGGTGGGAAAAACGGAACGAACGAGGGAATGAGAGAGAGGGAGGGAAAGGGGTTTATATAGCGGAAGGTTCTGTGAAGGGATTGGCGGGATCTGATTGTaatgaaataaattaagaaattaaGTTCCCGCCATCACTATTTTGGGCAACGCGTGGAGGGGACTCTTCCTAACCGTCAAGGGTAGTTTGGGTAATTTGGACAGCAGCGGCGCAAAACAGCTGGCGAGGGAGCACTGCCGAGGAGGGCGGGGCCACGGGGCACGTTGGGCTGAACGGCAGTGTGAATGGTGGAAGAAAAAAATGGTtgaaaaaacactaaaaaaacaATAGCTAcgagaaatttttttttttaaataaatataattgaatCCAAAGAAAAGACTTCTAAAATTATTGAATCTATTTAATATACACAACTACGAGATGCGTCTTAATACTCTAAAAGAGATCTTATAGAAAAAGATTAAAGTAATCCTTCTAACATTTTTACTACTTTACACATTAATGGTCAATTCGATGGATTTTATTTGAATGCACTATAAGCTCACTAATGTAATCTTTATTATTGtatcattttcttcttctcctgaTACCAAATTCCTTTTATAAATATTACTTTTCTCAAAATTGCTATAAATCCAATTAAAAACCACGGGGCACGTCGGTCTGAACGGCGGAGGAAGGGGAGTGTCAGGTTGAACGACAGTGTGAATAGCGGAAGAGAAAAATGGttgaaaaaatactaaaaaaacaATAGCTACTCAGACTAAACGAGAAAAATTTTTCTTTAGATAAATATAATTGAATCCAAAGAAAAGACTTCTAAAATTGATAAATTGTAAACGCATATTTTCTGTTTAAGAGAATCTAACTATTCAGTTCTTCAATTATTGAATCTATTTAATATACACAACTATGAGATGCATCTTAATACTCTAAGAGAGGTTTTATAGGAAAAGATTAAAGTAATCATTCTAATATTTCTACCACTTTACACATTAATGGTCAATTTGATGAATTTTATTTGAATGCACTATAAGCTCACTAATGTAATCTTTATTATTGtatcattttcttcttctcctggTACCAAACTCCTTTTATAAATATTACTTTTCTCAAAATTCCTATAAATCCAATTAGAAAAGTACAATTCACTGCTATGAAATTTTTTAGTATTATAATTCCTATTTTCTCCAATCATTTCAAGAATTAGCATTCTATAACAGTACACATTTGAATTGTAAGAAACTCCACCACACATTCGACTATACATTTTTTGTTCAATATAACCTAGAATCCTTCTTGTACTTAATATAGATAAAATACtttcattcttttttaattatataactAATCCAAAATCTGTAATTTTTGGATAAAAGTTCTCATCAAGAAGAATATTTTGGGATTTGATATCCAGATAAAAATTCTCATATTACATACTCGAAGTAAGTAGTCTAATCTTTGAGTAATACTAATTGTGATCTGATATGGTGTGCCCTAATCTAAATTAGAAATGAGATGAGAATATCCctatttatatgtaaatttatCCAAAGAACCATTGGACATGAATTCATAAATGAGTGCctatttattcattttataacaaaattccaaaagtGAAACAATAATATTCACATGAGatgttttattcataataaCAACTTTGTTTACAAATTCTTTCACACTTCCTTTTGTCTCTTTAACCACTTTTACTGTCACTTGACGACCATCATTTAAACTTGCTTTGCATACAATACCATATCTACCTTGTCCTAATTTTTCATGAAATGAGTATGTCATTTG
Above is a genomic segment from Arachis stenosperma cultivar V10309 chromosome 1, arast.V10309.gnm1.PFL2, whole genome shotgun sequence containing:
- the LOC130946913 gene encoding probable sugar phosphate/phosphate translocator At3g11320, yielding MKITGKVFTFGLIAFWYASNIGVLLLNKYLLSNYGFRYPIFLTLCHMMACSILSYVAISWMKMVPMQTIRSRVQFMKISSLGLIFCLSVVGGNISLRYLPVSFNQAVGATTPFFTAVFAYFMTLRREGWITYITLVPVVTGVMIASGGEPSFHLFGFIMCISATAARALKTVLQGILLTSDGEKLNSMNLLMYMAPVAVAFLLPASIIMEDDVVGITISLAREDPSILWLLIFNSALAYFVNLTNFLVTKHTSALTLQVLGNAKGAVAVVISILIFRNPVSVTGMLGYSLTVFGVILYSEAKKRSK
- the LOC130961782 gene encoding proliferating cell nuclear antigen-like yields the protein MLELRLVQGSLLKKVVDAIKELVNDANFDCSASGFSLQAMDSSHVALVALLLRSEGFEHYRCDRNISMGMSLNNMAKMLRCAGNDDIITLKGDDGSDTVTFMFESPTQDKISDFEMKLMDIDSEHLGIPEAEYQAIVRMPSTEFAKICKDLSSIGDTVVISVTKEGVKFSTRGDIGSANIVCRQNTSVDKPEEATTVEMNEPVSLTFALRYMNSFTKATPLSNQVAISLSNELPVVVEYKIAEMGYVRFYLAPKIEEEEEETKPEV